In the Arachis ipaensis cultivar K30076 chromosome B10, Araip1.1, whole genome shotgun sequence genome, one interval contains:
- the LOC107622991 gene encoding UDP-rhamnose/UDP-galactose transporter 5 isoform X2, translating into MSSASKGDRKATLDAASWLFNVVTSVGIILVNKALMATYGFSFATTLTGLHFVTTTLLTTILKSLGYIQSAHLQSSDIIKFVLFANFSIVGMNVSLMWNSVGFYQIAKLSMIPVSCFLEVVFDNVRYSRDTKLSILLVLLGVAVCTVTDVSVNAKGFIAAVVGVWSTALQQYYVHYLQRKYSIGSFNLLGQTAPAQAASLLLVGPFLDYWLTSKRVDAYGYSLTSIVGPVIFFWWIL; encoded by the exons ATGTCTTCTGCAAGCAAGGGCGACAGGAAGGCTACCCTTGATGCAGCATCATGGTTGTTCAATGTAGTCACATCTGTAGGAATAATCCTTGTGAATAAAGCATTGATGGCTACTTATGGTTTCAGTTTTG CTACAACTTTGACTGGTCTGCATTTTGTCACAACAACTTTGTTGACTACCATTCTTAAATCACTTGGATATATCCAAAGCGCTCATCTTCAATCATCTGATATCATCAAATTTGTTTTATTTGCAAATTTCTCCATTGTGGGAATGAATGTGAGTTTAATGTGGAACTCTGTTGGTTTCTATCAG ATTGCCAAGCTGAGTATGATCCCAGTATCTTGTTTCCTGGAAGTTGTTTTTGACAATGTGAGATATTCAAGAGACACAAAGCTTAGTATTCTTTTGGTTCTGCTTGGTGTCGCTGTTTGTACAGTAACTGATGTCAGCGTCAATGCTAAGGGTTTCATAGCTGCTGTAGTAGGAGTTTGGAGCACAGCACTGCAGCAATAT TATGTACATTACCTTCAAAGAAAGTATTCTATTGGATCATTTAACTTGTTGGGCCAGACTGCACCAGCACAGGCAGCTAGTTTACTGCTAGTAGGCCCCTTTCTGGACTATTGGTTGACAAGCAAACGAGTTGATGCCTATGGCTATAGTTTGACATCCA